A region of Arabidopsis thaliana chromosome 5, partial sequence DNA encodes the following proteins:
- a CDS encoding GPI transamidase component family protein / Gaa1-like family protein (GPI transamidase component family protein / Gaa1-like family protein; FUNCTIONS IN: GPI-anchor transamidase activity; LOCATED IN: endoplasmic reticulum; EXPRESSED IN: 24 plant structures; EXPRESSED DURING: 13 growth stages; CONTAINS InterPro DOMAIN/s: Glycosylphosphatidylinositol:protein transamidase complex, GAA1 component (InterPro:IPR017063), Gaa1-like, GPI transamidase component (InterPro:IPR007246); Has 308 Blast hits to 305 proteins in 156 species: Archae - 0; Bacteria - 0; Metazoa - 117; Fungi - 119; Plants - 43; Viruses - 0; Other Eukaryotes - 29 (source: NCBI BLink).), whose translation MAAVNRDNEEEVKTDDGSPKIKPRPIVRLGIFLIAHSPVFSVVFSAAGVLALLLLPLLAKNTYISENALMPGSARSMLSNRDVSDGSKLVKDIKNFRLNHEGQGVEVQKLIGKYMSDMGAEVSYQKFHPEGNQFHPLHFFSGPDSYTLLENVSCASYGVNVAGIIRAPRGDGKESIVLVTPYDFINGGDYEDLSLGIVSSLFSLLSRVTWLSKDIIWLVADSRYGDYRPVAAWLTEYHSPSFKVSDLLKCDEQNTADNFRRAGTMAAALVLKVDGRSEKFEDTLSIYAEASNGQMPNLDLINVVNYLAVHRQGFYVKVEKVVSLLSSSWLKIFGEIFEAVGKLAHMLNPDWNFGIPAADYLEGSATLASSLYSQALGIPTGPHGAFRDYQVDAITLKVSPRFPPDSKTRQHDFFLRGARLLEGTIRSVNNLLEKFHQSFFLYMLTSPSKFISVGVYMIAFALLVAPLPMVAASLYIDGCKSLTNSTHNPTENFKSWKWLDAAKQVFTLHLLGFIVTLLPYFICQVPGQHSPTNRSIMWGTTSSSLLLITFVTMPGCSPFSSRLHGTNWAILKSVTISAAFIGLCLMSIINFATAEIGALLLVPTCLMAQPIKPALRSRRLKSLLGAFCSIVLLTIGFPVMFFAISKGLLGEGLVGLSLGGEFWTWLESLWAWKSATYLYIGMVHLPCWLLCLCILFHPS comes from the exons ATGGCAGCGGTGAACCGGGATAATGAAGAGGAAGTGAAGACCGATGATGGATCTCCTAAAATCAAACCGAGACCAATCGTTCGGCTCGGAATCTTCCTCATCGCTCACAGTCCTGTTTTCAG TGTGGTTTTCTCTGCTGCTGGGGTTTTGGCGCTGCTGCTTTTGCCTCTACTGGCAAAGAACACTTACATCTCCGAGAATGCTCTAATGCCAG GCTCTGCACGGTCTATGCTCTCTAATCGAGATGTTTCTGATGGAAGCAAACTGGTGAAGGACATAAAGAACTTTAGGTTGAATCATGAAGGCCAGGGTGT tgAAGTCCAAAAGCTCATTGGAAAATACATGTCAGATATGGGTGCAGAAGTTTCTTATCAAAAGTTCCATCCTGAAGGGAATCAATTTCACCCCCTGCACTTTTTCTCCGGTCCAGATTCATATACATTGCTGGAGAATGTCAGTTGTGCTTCTTATGGGGTCAATGTTGCGGGGATTATAAGAGCCCCTCGTGGTGATGGAAAAGAGTCTATTGTGCTGGTTACTCCCTATGATTTTATAAATGGTGGAGACTATGAGGATTTGTCTTTAGGAATTGTCagttctcttttttccttgcTCTCTAGAGTTACCTGGCTTTCCAAAGACATAATATGGCTTGTCGCTGATTCTCGTTATGGAGACTATAGGCCTGTTGCTGCGTGGTTAACTGAATACCACTCACCTTCATTTAAGGTCTCGGATCTTCTGAAGTGTGACGAGCAAAATACAGCTGATAACTTCAGACGAGCTGGAACAATGGCTGCTGCTTTGGTTTTGAAGGTTGATGGTAGAAGTGAAAAGTTTGAGGACACACTAAGTATCTATGCAGAGGCATCTAATGGGCAGATGCCAAATCTCGACCTCATCAATGTTGTAAATTACTTAGCGGTGCACAGGCAGGGGTTTTATGTCAAGGTTGAGAAGGTTGTATCTTTACTTTCCTCTAGTTGGCTAAAGATTTTTGGGGAAATATTTGAAGCTGTTGGGAAATTGGCGCATATGTTAAATCCGGACTGGAATTTTGGTATCCCAGCTGCAGACTATCTTGAAGGCAGTGCTACCCTTGCAAGTTCACTGTACTCCCAG GCCCTTGGTATCCCAACTGGTCCCCATGGAGCTTTCCGCGATTATCAAGTTGATGCTATAACTTTGAAAGTTTCACCTAGATTTCCTCCTGACAGTAAGACAAGACAACACGATTTCTTTCTACGAGGTGCCCg GTTACTGGAAGGAACTATAAGATCAGTGAACAACCTCCTTGAGAAGTTCCATCAATCGTTTTTCCTTTACATGTTAACTTCGCCAAGCAAATTTATCTCTGTAGGAGTCTACATGATTGCCTTTGCTCTTCTTGTTGCCCCTCTTCCAATGGTCGCAGCCTCTTTATACATCGATGGCTGTAAATCTCTTACCAATTCCACTCATAACCCAACCGAAAACTTCAAGTCTTGGAAATGGCTAGATGCAGCGAAACAGGTCTTTACTTTGCACTTGTTGGGTTTCATTGTCACGCTGCTACCTTATTTCATCTGTCAAGTACCGGGCCAACATTCTCCAACAAACCGCTCCATCATGTGGGGCACTACCTCTTCGTCGCTTCTCCTTATAACCTTTGTCACAATGCCTGGTTGCTCTCCGTTCTCCTCTCGACTCCATGGAACCAACTGGGCCATCTTGAAATCAGTGACCATCTCAGCTGCCTTCATCGGCCTATGCCTCATGTCCATAATCAATTTTGCCACCGCAGAGATTGGAGCGTTGCTACTAGTGCCAACGTGTCTTATGGCTCAGCCTATAAAACCCGCTTTGAGATCCAGACGCCTTAAGAGCCTGTTGGGTGCGTTTTGCAGTATTGTATTGCTGACAATCGGGTTCCCGGTCATGTTTTTTGCAATCTCTAAAGGGTTGCTTGGAGAAGGCCTCGTAGGGTTGAGTCTTGGAGGAGAGTTTTGGACATGGTTAGAGTCGCTTTGGGCGTGGAAGAGTGCAACATATCTATACATAGGTATGGTTCATCTTCCTTGCTGGCTCCTTTGCCTCTGCATCTTGTTTCATCcttcttaa